In Pseudoalteromonas sp. '520P1 No. 423', the sequence ATAGTGGCTATTAGTGACTCTCAAGGTGGGATTTATTCCGATAACGGCTTTGATGTTGACAGTATTTACAAAGGTAAACAAGAAACAAATCGTATTACTGCGCTTTATTGTAAACATTCAGTATGTGAGTTAGTCGATCATGATGTGATCACTAATGAGCAGTTACTAGAGCTTGATGTTGATATTCTAATCCCAGCGGCACTTGATGGTGTGATCACTACTAAAAATGTGAATAACATTAAAGCAAAAAATATTGTTGAAGTAGCCAATGGCCCAATTATTGGGGAAGTTGATCATATTATCGCACAAAAAGGCATCACTGTTATACCTGATGTTTTGGCTAATGCCGGTGGTGTTACAGTAAGCTATTTTGAATGGGTGCAAAACAAAAACGGTTATTATTGGTCGTTACCTGAAGTACATAATAAATTGGCCACTATTATGAACCAAGCATTTTCTGAAATATGGGATATTTCAATGAACGAGAAAGTAAGCATGAGAGATGCTGCTTATATGCTTGCTATGCGCCGGTTTGATAAAGCCGTAAGTGCACATGGCACACAGCAATACTTTTCAAATTAACTTTATTTTATCTCTTATAGTTACGCTACATATATTGTAACCATAGACTCATATATTACATGAGGGTATTTCATATTTATTAAGTAGGTTTATCAGTTTATCTTTTGGTGTATAACCTTGTGTTTTAAAAACTAATTTCCCTTTAGCATTAAAAATAAGCATCATAGGTACTGGGCTTTTAGTACCTATTGCATTAATGATGTTTCTACTGGCGATATATGCAGGGAAACTGTTGTGCTCCCTTTTCAATTCCATTTTTAATTTTTGCTTTGAACCTTGTACGCCAAGCATCACTGTTTGCAGCGTTGGGCAAATTTTTTGTAACTTTTTAAGGACTTTATGTTGTCGTTGACACCAGCGACAGTTGGGCATAAAAAAAGAAGTTAACAACGGTGAGCCACTATACATATTTAGGGTGTAAGGGGTTTGACTACTGATATCAATACGCTGCATTTCTTCTTGATAAATGCTCTGTGCATTGGCATAAAAGCCAAATGCACATAAACCCATTAAAAGATATTTTAACATTTATTAAAACTCGTAATTTAAACCTGCATAAGTACTTCTACCTCGTAACGGTCCATAAATATAAACAACATCATAACTGCCATCATCATGGAACATGAGTGGACTATCCATATCGTTTACTTGGTTGTAGTCAAACAAGTTTGTAGCACCTACATAAATTTTAAGGTCATCTGATAATGCTTTGATTATCTTTAAATCAATAGTAAGGTAAGAATCAGCATTGATCGACTTCAATTGTGTACCATCATTTTTGTTATAACCCACATAGCCATAATCAGATAAGTCTCGGCTCGCAACCCAAGTTGTTGAAGTGATTACATCCCAACCTTTGTAATCCCAATCAGAACTTAGTGTCATTCTTTGCTCTGCCGGTGCTATTGCAAATGAAGTTTTAAATGTCTCATCATAATCATATTGCTCAGCAATTAATGATAAAGACCATTGCTCAAAAATTTGGTAATTGATAGCGACATCAATTGCTGTTACTGACGCTATATCTTCTAATTGTCCAAGTACAGGTGTACCTGCTTCGTCATGATATAAGGAAGCTAAATGATCAACTTGTGTATATGCAAATGATGCTGTAGTACTAAGTTTTTCACCATCAAAGTTTAGTGAGTAAGTGACGCTATCTGAACGTTCTGGTCTATCAACTGCAACGATATAGCCTTTGCCAGCATCTAATATACCATGATCACTTTCAAAGAAAGATAATGGTGCTCGATAACCTTGACCAAATGATAAACGAGAAGTAATTTGTTCGTTATGTAAATAGCGCATATCTATGCGAGGTGAGATAAGCGTTTTATCTATTTCAATACCTGGTTTAGAAGGATCAACAAAATCAGCCTGAATATTATCAATACGTATTGCTGCTGCTAATTCAAAGTTTTCGTTTGGCAGCCAAGAATCTTGTATGAACAACCCTGTTGTTACATAGTCAAAACTATCAGAGACATAGTTATCTAATTGCTTTAATGCACGAGAGCTAGAGCGCATTTCTTCTTTTCGGTGATCAATACCAAAAGTTAATAGGTGATTATCATTTAAATCATAATTAAATCTGGTGCTTAGATATAGCATGGCATCGTCAGCTCGATAATCAACACCTTCATAAAATGAATCTTGAATATGGTCAATATATGCAATGCTTGAAGTTACATTTGATTTAGCTGATATTTCATGTAACCAACTCAGCGATAACTCTTCACGATCTGTTTTTACCCATTCAGCAGTTTCCCAAGGCAAACCTGTATAACTGTTACGAACATCATTATCTTCAAATAAGTGTTCAGACTTTCCATAAACAACGCTAGATAGCGCATCGGAAATACTGTGTGTTGTATCACCAATCACAGGGCCACCAAATACTTCTGAGTTACTTTGATTATAGCGAAAACGGATGTTATCTGTGTAACTTAAGTCATGGGATAAATATAACGTAAAAGATTGATTAGTTAACAAAGGGTTTTCACTTACACCATTATTATCGCCATCAAATTGATCTCGGTTATCATATTGACCAACGAGTGTGATATTTGTATTGCTATCATCACTGACCCCTGTCGCAACCATAGAAGCCTTGCGATAACCTAACTCACCTGCAGATAAATCAAATTGCACGCCATTTTCAAATGCGCTTTTAGTGATCATATTTACAGTACCACCAATTGCTTCTGGAGCAGTTAATGACGCCCCAGCCCCACGTGCAATTTCGATAGTTCCAATGCCACTTGCAGCTACAGAGTCCATACCATAAAATCCTGAAATCATCGTATGCATAGGAATACCATCTATCAGTACATTAGTATGCTCCCCTTTCATACCATTTATCATTACTCTTTTGGCACCACACATTGAACATTCGTTAGATACACGAATACCGATAGCATTTTGAATTGCATCAGCTAAACTCGCTGCTTGTGTATTTTCAATATAATCGCCAGTTAATAGTTCAGTTTTAGAAATGCTGTCTTTTAATGTGCCTGCATCCGTTAAACGCGTGCGAACACCATATACATCTAATTTTTCAATAGATACACTCTTATCTTTTTGTGTAACTATTTCTGTACTTGTATCTGACGAAAATACATTAAATGAATTAAACAAAAAACTGATTGAAGCAACATAAATCAAAACTAGATGTTTCATAAAAACCTTAGAAAACAATATGGGAACAGAAATAAACAGTAGATGATAATGATTTTCATTAAGAATAACAATAAGAGTTTTGATTAAACATGAAATAGTTTATTAAGCTGGTAAATTTGATGAGGTTAATAATCATAATATGAAAAAAAATGCCATCATAGATATGATGGCATTTGATTCAAGGGTGATAACTACAAAACTTTCAAGAAAATGGTAAAACTATTTCAAATCAATTTTCACATCTGATTTAGGGGTTGTATTAAAACCAATAAAACTAGCTTGTTTATTGCCATCATTCAAAACTGGTAAACTATTCAATTTACTATAGGCACTTTGCCATTCAACTAAATTTACATCATCTAAATAAACCGTATTTTTATTACCAGATAAATCTTCAATTTCTAGTAATACTCTAAAGCTACGATAACCAACACGTTGGGTATTAAAAGCGACTTCTAGGTTTGTCCAACCTTCTGTGCCATCTAATGTCACAGTTTCAATTAAATGTTTTTTAGCACTTTTAATTGCATATGAGAATTTATCTCGGGTCTTACGGCCTTGCCAATAAAAGTTTACTTTCGTATCTGAATCTACTTTAATATTGGTACTAATTGTCATCGGTGAACTTGGGTTATAAACACGTCTAAAGTTTGTCATGCCAAATGTTTCGATTTGACGAGACTTTAATTCAGCTTTAACAGACTTCTTACCACTTGATGCAGAATCTAACGTAATATCAAATGCATTCTGATCAATATTCCAACCGCGTTCGTTACTATTAAAGGTATCAAAGCTTTCAAAGTCAGAACCATTCACTAAATTAACACCTAAACGATAGGTTAATTCTTTATCTGTACTTGATACGTGAGCAATACTTTGTTGCCATTTTGTATGGTAAAGTGGGTAAACCGTTTGATCATCTTTGGCTTTAATAGTGATATCACTATTAGAAGTAACGGGTAATTTATTGGGTGTAATAACAGCATGGCCACCAGATATGCCTAATTTTATACCGCGTTTTTGAGATAACTGATCTAAACGTTTTAATACAGTATATCTATGCATACCTGTTGCAGGCGTTGGTTTATACCCTTTTAAATAAACAGGTACTATCTCGGCGCGATGTAATTTCTCTCCATCCATCCATACATATAAAACAAATGAATGTGGTGTAGAATAAAAGTACTGATCGAAGATAAAATTACCCATAGAGTAAGCTATTAACTTATCATTATAGATTTCAAAACCTTGAGTTACATGCGGATGATGGGCAATCGCCATATCTGCACCGGAATCAATGGATGTTTTTAATCTCTGTTCAGTTACTAAAGTTGGCTCTGTTTTATATTCTAGGCTGCCGTGGTATTGCACTATTGTGGCAT encodes:
- a CDS encoding thioredoxin family protein — protein: MLKYLLMGLCAFGFYANAQSIYQEEMQRIDISSQTPYTLNMYSGSPLLTSFFMPNCRWCQRQHKVLKKLQKICPTLQTVMLGVQGSKQKLKMELKREHNSFPAYIASRNIINAIGTKSPVPMMLIFNAKGKLVFKTQGYTPKDKLINLLNKYEIPSCNI
- a CDS encoding TonB-dependent siderophore receptor; translation: MKHLVLIYVASISFLFNSFNVFSSDTSTEIVTQKDKSVSIEKLDVYGVRTRLTDAGTLKDSISKTELLTGDYIENTQAASLADAIQNAIGIRVSNECSMCGAKRVMINGMKGEHTNVLIDGIPMHTMISGFYGMDSVAASGIGTIEIARGAGASLTAPEAIGGTVNMITKSAFENGVQFDLSAGELGYRKASMVATGVSDDSNTNITLVGQYDNRDQFDGDNNGVSENPLLTNQSFTLYLSHDLSYTDNIRFRYNQSNSEVFGGPVIGDTTHSISDALSSVVYGKSEHLFEDNDVRNSYTGLPWETAEWVKTDREELSLSWLHEISAKSNVTSSIAYIDHIQDSFYEGVDYRADDAMLYLSTRFNYDLNDNHLLTFGIDHRKEEMRSSSRALKQLDNYVSDSFDYVTTGLFIQDSWLPNENFELAAAIRIDNIQADFVDPSKPGIEIDKTLISPRIDMRYLHNEQITSRLSFGQGYRAPLSFFESDHGILDAGKGYIVAVDRPERSDSVTYSLNFDGEKLSTTASFAYTQVDHLASLYHDEAGTPVLGQLEDIASVTAIDVAINYQIFEQWSLSLIAEQYDYDETFKTSFAIAPAEQRMTLSSDWDYKGWDVITSTTWVASRDLSDYGYVGYNKNDGTQLKSINADSYLTIDLKIIKALSDDLKIYVGATNLFDYNQVNDMDSPLMFHDDGSYDVVYIYGPLRGRSTYAGLNYEF
- a CDS encoding CapA family protein, which codes for MNKNLLLTLIGLSLGIVSACKTVSAIDETGKVNITGSLVDEQQRSLKNASLVVNGQSFKTDTNGDYSVWVSADDIYALTFSTENYYTGIQTFSHYELEQQDMNIQPVELVRKVQGRTLFAFGGDVMMGRRFAKPKFDNAVIIEADSKQQDTKSIVEHMRPYMSLADMAAVNLETQIAHTKPNERAPKSVTFYSPPETLTALEWAGIDFVTLGNNHTYDYMDSGLKSTLKYLEKSTLNYAGAGINKEQALKAHRQNINGTDYAFLGYVGWEGGFTPNQTASDDKGGAAFGSMQNIVDSVSRESAYNHATIVQYHGSLEYKTEPTLVTEQRLKTSIDSGADMAIAHHPHVTQGFEIYNDKLIAYSMGNFIFDQYFYSTPHSFVLYVWMDGEKLHRAEIVPVYLKGYKPTPATGMHRYTVLKRLDQLSQKRGIKLGISGGHAVITPNKLPVTSNSDITIKAKDDQTVYPLYHTKWQQSIAHVSSTDKELTYRLGVNLVNGSDFESFDTFNSNERGWNIDQNAFDITLDSASSGKKSVKAELKSRQIETFGMTNFRRVYNPSSPMTISTNIKVDSDTKVNFYWQGRKTRDKFSYAIKSAKKHLIETVTLDGTEGWTNLEVAFNTQRVGYRSFRVLLEIEDLSGNKNTVYLDDVNLVEWQSAYSKLNSLPVLNDGNKQASFIGFNTTPKSDVKIDLK